A part of Amycolatopsis lurida genomic DNA contains:
- a CDS encoding tryptophan 7-halogenase translates to MDDYDVIVVGGGPGGSTAAGLIAAEGHRVLLLDKDHFPRYQIGESLLPATIHGICAMLGVRDEIERAGFVRKRGGTFKWGTGAEPWTFSFAASDRMAGPTSYAYQVERTRFDALLLDGARRLGAEIRQGHRALGTIRVGERVGGVRYLDEAGHERRATARFVVDASGHGSRLHHDVGGTREYSPHFRNLALFGYFEGGRRMPAPDTGNILCVSFPDGWFWYIPLSDTLTSVGAVVRHESADRVQGDPDVAYSALIEDCPLIEEYLRDARRATEPPYDRLRVRKDYSYDRTVLWSPGMVLVGDAACFIDPVFSSGVHLATYSALLAARSINSTLAGFSDEKRCFAEFEARYRREFGLFRDFLITFYQLDSDEDDYFRQARRLTGHHGAAEAAFAGLVGGVSSQDFSRAMFGDVLAEGVQLQLRGLLGEAAGDEPPMFPGGLVPTADGRRWRVPDA, encoded by the coding sequence ATGGACGACTACGACGTGATCGTCGTGGGTGGCGGGCCGGGTGGTTCCACCGCCGCCGGCCTCATCGCCGCGGAAGGTCACCGGGTGCTGCTGCTGGACAAGGACCACTTCCCGCGCTACCAGATCGGGGAATCCCTGCTGCCCGCCACGATCCACGGGATCTGCGCGATGCTCGGGGTCCGCGACGAGATCGAACGGGCCGGATTCGTCCGCAAACGGGGCGGCACCTTCAAATGGGGCACCGGTGCCGAACCGTGGACGTTCTCCTTCGCCGCGTCCGACCGCATGGCCGGGCCCACGTCGTACGCCTACCAGGTCGAGCGCACCCGGTTCGACGCGCTGCTGCTCGACGGCGCCCGCCGGCTCGGCGCCGAGATCCGGCAAGGACATCGAGCACTCGGCACCATCCGGGTGGGCGAGCGGGTCGGCGGCGTCCGCTACCTCGACGAAGCCGGGCACGAACGGCGGGCGACGGCCAGGTTCGTGGTCGACGCCTCGGGGCACGGGAGCAGGCTCCACCACGACGTCGGCGGCACCCGCGAGTACTCGCCGCATTTCCGGAACCTGGCGCTGTTCGGGTACTTCGAGGGCGGTCGCCGGATGCCCGCGCCCGACACCGGGAACATCCTGTGCGTCTCGTTCCCCGACGGCTGGTTCTGGTACATCCCGCTGTCGGACACCTTGACCAGCGTCGGAGCCGTCGTCAGACACGAATCGGCGGATCGCGTCCAGGGCGATCCTGACGTGGCCTACTCGGCGCTGATCGAGGATTGCCCGCTCATCGAGGAGTACCTCCGCGACGCGCGCCGCGCGACCGAGCCACCCTACGACCGCCTCCGTGTGCGGAAGGACTACTCCTACGACCGGACCGTGCTGTGGTCCCCGGGCATGGTGCTCGTCGGAGACGCCGCCTGCTTCATCGACCCGGTGTTCTCCTCGGGGGTGCACCTGGCCACCTACAGCGCGTTGCTGGCCGCCCGGTCGATCAACAGCACACTCGCGGGTTTCTCGGACGAGAAGCGCTGCTTCGCCGAGTTCGAAGCCCGCTACCGCCGGGAATTCGGACTGTTCCGGGATTTCCTCATCACCTTCTACCAACTGGACTCCGACGAAGACGACTACTTCCGGCAGGCGCGACGGCTGACCGGCCATCACGGTGCCGCCGAAGCGGCTTTCGCCGGTCTCGTCGGCGGAGTGTCCTCACAGGACTTCTCTCGCGCGATGTTCGGCGACGTGCTCGCCGAAGGTGTGCAACTGCAGTTACGCGGCCTGCTCGGCGAAGCCGCGGGCGACGAACCGCCGATGTTCCCCGGTGGGCTCGTCCCCACCGCGGACGGCAGGCGGTGGCGGGTGCCCGATGCCTGA
- a CDS encoding amino acid adenylation domain-containing protein produces the protein MTDPALSSVSGVARRLPRVTWCDLFESQARKAPGRVCLVADEVSWTFHELDLWAERLAQVLRNAGASPGTVVACAMTRSVRAVLGVLATAKAAAVHLPIDPALPTARLYAILADARPSVVLTDVESLAERADVVLSTEDWKAELAGHTGHRSPGAVAGPAYLVYTSGSTGLPKGVLVGHRSLVNLCGELADRFFPAGRGPQRVAHGLPLVFDASWNPLSWLAGGHELHLVPDPVRTDPGSYVDFVREHRLSVVEAVPAHMSALLEAGLLDGPARPRMLLMGGEAIGQDLWSQLRGAAEVTAVNLYGPTECTVFTTSCGLDERATPSIGRPIGNTTAQVVDEELRPVPIGEPGELLISGSCLALGYLGRPELTADRFVTAGERRYRTGDRCRLAADGHLEWLGRLDDQVKIRGHRVEPGEVEQALLASPGVRQAAVRVEGTDPRLVAYVVLDTGTVTRLRERLRAVLPAYLLPSAVIPLDAMPLGPTGKIDRAALAPPVPVRRAVVLTSPQKLVAAAFRVQLEIPAVDADSDFFDLGGHSLSAAALAARLRALGVPCSLRDVLVRRTVARIAELVPTQEKGVTP, from the coding sequence ATGACTGACCCCGCGTTGTCCTCGGTGAGCGGCGTGGCGCGCCGGCTCCCCCGCGTGACCTGGTGCGACTTGTTCGAGTCTCAGGCCAGGAAGGCCCCCGGGCGGGTCTGCCTGGTGGCCGACGAGGTCTCCTGGACGTTCCACGAACTCGACCTCTGGGCCGAGCGGCTCGCCCAGGTGCTGCGGAACGCGGGCGCGTCGCCGGGGACGGTGGTGGCCTGCGCGATGACCCGGTCCGTCCGGGCCGTGCTGGGCGTGCTCGCGACGGCGAAGGCGGCAGCGGTGCACCTTCCGATCGACCCCGCCCTGCCCACCGCACGCCTCTACGCGATCCTCGCCGACGCCCGCCCCTCCGTCGTGCTGACGGACGTCGAGAGTCTCGCGGAGCGGGCGGACGTAGTCCTGTCCACAGAGGACTGGAAGGCGGAGCTCGCGGGGCACACCGGACACCGGTCGCCCGGAGCCGTCGCCGGCCCGGCGTACCTCGTCTACACCTCCGGCTCGACGGGCCTGCCCAAAGGGGTCCTGGTGGGACATCGGAGCCTGGTCAACCTGTGCGGCGAACTCGCCGACCGGTTCTTTCCCGCGGGCCGAGGCCCGCAGCGGGTGGCACATGGTCTGCCGCTGGTCTTCGACGCGTCGTGGAACCCGCTGTCGTGGCTGGCGGGAGGGCACGAACTGCATCTGGTCCCCGATCCGGTCCGTACGGATCCAGGTTCCTATGTGGACTTCGTGCGGGAGCACCGGCTGTCCGTCGTAGAAGCGGTGCCCGCGCACATGTCGGCACTGCTGGAAGCCGGATTACTCGATGGGCCCGCTCGTCCGCGGATGCTGTTGATGGGCGGTGAGGCCATCGGGCAAGATCTCTGGTCACAGCTGCGTGGCGCGGCGGAGGTCACCGCGGTGAACCTCTACGGCCCGACCGAGTGCACGGTGTTCACCACGTCCTGCGGTCTCGATGAACGCGCGACGCCGTCGATCGGGCGGCCCATCGGCAACACCACCGCCCAGGTCGTCGACGAGGAGCTGCGGCCGGTGCCGATCGGGGAACCCGGCGAACTCCTGATCAGCGGCTCCTGCCTCGCGCTGGGCTACCTCGGGCGGCCGGAGCTGACCGCGGACCGGTTCGTCACCGCGGGAGAACGCCGGTACCGGACCGGCGACCGGTGCCGTCTCGCGGCCGACGGTCACCTCGAATGGCTGGGCAGGCTGGACGATCAGGTCAAGATCCGGGGCCACCGGGTCGAGCCGGGCGAGGTGGAGCAGGCACTACTCGCCTCTCCCGGGGTCCGGCAGGCCGCGGTCCGGGTCGAAGGCACCGACCCGCGGCTGGTCGCCTACGTCGTGCTCGACACGGGAACCGTCACGCGGCTGCGAGAACGGCTGCGGGCGGTGCTGCCTGCGTATCTGCTGCCCTCCGCCGTGATCCCGCTCGACGCCATGCCCCTCGGGCCGACCGGGAAGATCGACCGGGCCGCCCTCGCCCCGCCCGTCCCGGTGCGGCGGGCTGTCGTGCTGACCTCCCCACAGAAGCTCGTCGCCGCCGCGTTCCGGGTCCAGCTGGAGATTCCGGCGGTCGACGCGGACAGCGACTTCTTCGACCTCGGTGGGCACAGCCTCTCCGCCGCGGCGCTCGCCGCGCGGCTACGGGCACTGGGCGTGCCGTGTTCGCTGCGGGACGTCCTGGTGCGCCGCACGGTGGCCCGGATTGCCGAACTCGTTCCCACCCAAGAGAAAGGAGTGACGCCGTGA
- a CDS encoding thioesterase II family protein, with the protein MNTAVSRLSTVDKQLGRGPGYLCFPPAGGTALGLRGLAATAAGSVVWGVEYPGHGTRLTEPPAESLTVLAEEIARQCVARIGAEGFSRTVLIGFSMGAFVALEVAQRVLGRGRPGPAGLVVVGACAPQRRVPGRYAKADAAEAGRLLDQHCPPSSAGYLDCPELREYALDLFLGDLRLTSAYPGPAKTPLSCPIVAIRGEDDLDFAAGDEEIRAWRAWTTGRFTGCAVPGGHLAVLTPGKEAGFWDRVRLGTEPCDD; encoded by the coding sequence ATGAACACTGCCGTCAGTCGACTGTCCACAGTAGACAAACAACTCGGCCGTGGCCCTGGATACCTGTGCTTTCCACCTGCCGGGGGAACGGCACTCGGCCTGCGCGGGCTCGCCGCCACAGCAGCGGGATCGGTGGTGTGGGGCGTGGAATATCCGGGGCACGGCACACGTCTCACCGAGCCGCCCGCCGAATCGCTCACCGTCCTCGCCGAGGAAATCGCTCGGCAATGCGTCGCTCGTATCGGTGCCGAAGGTTTTTCACGAACGGTGCTGATCGGCTTCAGTATGGGCGCGTTCGTCGCACTCGAGGTGGCCCAGCGCGTTCTCGGCCGGGGACGACCGGGCCCCGCGGGGCTGGTCGTCGTGGGGGCGTGCGCGCCTCAGCGGCGAGTTCCAGGGAGATACGCGAAGGCGGACGCCGCCGAGGCGGGCCGGCTGCTCGACCAGCATTGCCCGCCCTCGTCGGCGGGCTACCTCGACTGCCCCGAACTCCGGGAGTACGCGCTCGATCTGTTCCTCGGCGACCTGCGGTTGACCAGCGCCTACCCCGGCCCCGCGAAAACGCCGTTGTCCTGCCCGATAGTCGCGATCCGGGGAGAGGACGACCTCGACTTCGCGGCCGGTGACGAGGAGATCCGGGCTTGGCGGGCTTGGACGACCGGGCGATTCACCGGCTGTGCCGTGCCAGGGGGCCACCTGGCGGTTCTCACCCCAGGCAAGGAAGCCGGATTCTGGGACCGGGTCCGGCTCGGGACGGAGCCGTGCGATGACTGA
- a CDS encoding MFS transporter, translating into MSNVPASHETADPRSGVSRSAFRRVLAGSTAGAVLEWYDFALYGILAATVLGPLFFPGGDGFAQLLLALATQGLGFVARPIGGIVFGHLGDRLGRKPMLVTTFLLLGLSTSAIGLLPTYSQVGIGATISLVVLRLIQGFALGGEFGAAVLMVSEYGSPKRRGFWSAWPQAGAPLGAVLATAVVGGIALVLPENAFDQWGWRVGFLFAIPLLVIGFWIRRRIDESPVFQEAQARATVSADAVRERSSILETLAHPGPLLRGLGVRLGENVAFYVYTVFVVAYATKTFGYDKSDVLLAVAVGSLLQFAGMLAGGHWSDLVGRRIAMLVPAAGLAVWAPVFFAIVQADNLPLLYLGIGVGAALHGLLAGPEAAWITELFPTRRRFAGASLVFQGSSIIAGAPAPLIAVWLAEKQGPTAVVLYLVGTIAVTLVALLFSAETRGTDLNSDRR; encoded by the coding sequence GTGTCGAACGTGCCCGCCTCGCACGAAACGGCCGATCCGAGGTCCGGCGTCAGCCGGTCGGCGTTCAGGCGGGTGCTGGCGGGCAGTACCGCCGGCGCGGTGCTCGAGTGGTACGACTTCGCGCTTTACGGGATCCTGGCCGCCACTGTGCTCGGGCCGCTGTTCTTCCCCGGCGGCGACGGGTTCGCCCAGTTGCTGCTCGCGCTGGCGACACAGGGGCTCGGCTTCGTCGCGCGCCCGATCGGCGGCATCGTCTTCGGGCATCTCGGTGATCGCCTCGGCCGCAAACCCATGCTGGTGACCACTTTCCTGCTCCTCGGACTGTCGACCTCCGCGATCGGGCTGCTCCCCACCTACTCGCAGGTCGGCATCGGGGCGACGATCTCGCTCGTCGTGCTGAGGCTGATCCAGGGGTTCGCCCTCGGCGGCGAGTTCGGCGCGGCGGTGCTGATGGTCAGCGAGTACGGAAGCCCGAAGCGGCGCGGCTTCTGGTCGGCGTGGCCGCAGGCGGGAGCGCCGCTGGGCGCGGTGCTGGCCACCGCCGTGGTCGGCGGGATCGCCTTGGTCCTCCCCGAAAACGCTTTCGACCAATGGGGCTGGCGCGTCGGTTTCCTGTTCGCGATCCCGCTTCTGGTCATCGGCTTCTGGATCCGGCGGCGCATCGACGAGTCGCCGGTGTTCCAGGAGGCGCAGGCGCGGGCCACGGTATCCGCGGACGCCGTCCGGGAGCGGTCGAGCATCCTCGAGACACTCGCTCACCCTGGTCCCCTCCTCCGCGGCCTCGGCGTGCGGCTCGGCGAGAACGTGGCCTTCTACGTCTACACCGTCTTCGTGGTCGCCTACGCCACGAAGACCTTCGGCTACGACAAGTCCGACGTCCTCCTCGCCGTGGCCGTCGGGTCTCTGCTGCAGTTCGCGGGGATGCTGGCCGGCGGCCACTGGTCGGACCTCGTCGGGCGGCGTATCGCCATGCTGGTCCCGGCGGCGGGCCTCGCGGTGTGGGCGCCGGTCTTCTTCGCCATCGTCCAAGCCGACAACCTGCCACTGCTCTATCTCGGCATCGGCGTCGGCGCGGCACTGCACGGGCTCCTGGCCGGCCCGGAAGCCGCGTGGATCACCGAGCTCTTCCCGACCCGCCGCCGGTTCGCCGGTGCCTCCCTGGTGTTCCAAGGCTCCTCGATCATCGCCGGCGCGCCCGCGCCCCTCATCGCCGTGTGGCTGGCCGAAAAACAGGGCCCCACGGCGGTCGTGCTGTACCTCGTCGGCACCATCGCCGTCACCCTCGTCGCCCTGCTCTTCAGCGCCGAAACCCGGGGCACCGACCTGAATTCCGACCGCAGGTGA
- a CDS encoding glycoside hydrolase family 3 protein yields the protein MNELDRLVNACLLAGYTGAAPPAWVHSALDDGLAGVTLFPANLDGGRQAIVRHTRALRRTAPDALIALDEEGGDVTRLDYETGSAYPGNLALGEIDDLTLTAEVAAAIAADLKACGVNLNLAPSIDVNSDPDNPIIGVRSFGARPDLVASHGAAFIESMQDGGVSVCAKHFPGHGATVTDPHHALPIVDIPDATFRERELAPFVSAIKAGVHAMMTAHVLYPALDPDNPATLSRRLLHDLVRDELGYEGVLLSSAIAIEAGQGNQDIGAVAVRALRAGSDLLLLGPTEGEELCAVIRASVSEAVRAGTLSLETLETAATRVSTLRALAAPRDLGLEAARRALRVHGPVALTAPAFVVELRAGGNALGEAHWSLADRLTELGAAHSAVLAAEDDPVVLPSTGPVVLVVRDAYRTPWQAARLAEALTARPDAIVVAVGMPDDVTPRVEASIRTYGAGAVNIEAAVERLTAQWPSA from the coding sequence GTGAATGAGTTGGACCGGCTCGTCAACGCCTGCCTGCTCGCCGGGTACACCGGGGCCGCACCGCCGGCCTGGGTGCATTCGGCGCTCGATGACGGGCTCGCCGGGGTCACCCTGTTCCCGGCCAATCTGGACGGTGGCAGGCAAGCGATCGTCCGGCACACCCGCGCGCTACGGCGGACGGCGCCCGACGCGCTGATCGCGCTGGACGAGGAGGGCGGCGACGTCACCCGCCTCGACTACGAAACCGGCAGCGCGTATCCGGGCAACCTGGCGCTCGGCGAGATCGACGACCTGACGCTGACCGCCGAGGTCGCCGCGGCCATCGCGGCGGATCTGAAGGCCTGCGGCGTCAACCTCAACCTGGCCCCGTCGATCGACGTCAACAGCGATCCCGACAACCCGATCATCGGCGTCCGGTCCTTCGGCGCCCGGCCGGATCTGGTCGCTTCACACGGCGCTGCGTTCATCGAGTCCATGCAGGACGGTGGCGTGTCCGTCTGCGCCAAGCACTTTCCCGGCCACGGCGCGACGGTGACCGACCCGCACCACGCATTGCCCATTGTGGACATTCCGGATGCGACGTTCCGCGAGCGCGAGCTGGCGCCGTTCGTGTCGGCGATCAAGGCGGGCGTCCACGCGATGATGACCGCCCACGTGCTCTATCCCGCACTGGACCCGGACAACCCGGCGACGCTGAGCCGCCGCCTGCTCCACGACCTCGTCCGCGACGAGCTGGGCTATGAAGGTGTGCTGCTGTCCAGCGCGATCGCCATCGAAGCGGGCCAAGGCAACCAGGACATCGGCGCGGTGGCCGTCCGTGCCCTGCGGGCGGGATCGGATCTGCTGCTGCTCGGCCCGACCGAGGGTGAGGAGCTCTGCGCGGTCATCCGCGCGTCGGTCTCCGAAGCAGTCCGCGCCGGCACACTTTCTTTGGAGACACTGGAAACCGCGGCCACGCGAGTTTCCACTCTGCGCGCTCTGGCCGCTCCGCGCGATCTCGGGCTCGAGGCCGCGCGGCGCGCGCTGCGCGTCCACGGACCGGTCGCGTTGACCGCTCCCGCCTTCGTGGTCGAACTGCGCGCCGGCGGCAACGCGCTGGGCGAGGCCCACTGGAGCCTCGCCGACCGGCTGACCGAACTCGGCGCTGCCCACTCGGCGGTGCTCGCCGCCGAAGACGACCCGGTGGTCTTGCCGTCGACCGGCCCGGTGGTGCTGGTGGTGAGGGACGCTTACCGGACCCCTTGGCAAGCGGCCCGGCTGGCCGAGGCCCTGACCGCCCGGCCCGACGCGATCGTGGTGGCCGTCGGCATGCCGGACGACGTGACTCCGCGGGTCGAAGCCAGCATCCGGACCTATGGAGCCGGTGCGGTCAACATCGAGGCGGCGGTGGAACGGCTCACCGCCCAGTGGCCGTCAGCCTAG
- a CDS encoding HAD family hydrolase: MTPLLVATDLDGTVVRPDGTISDRTVSAFALVEESGAEFVVATGRPPRLVAEIAGRFGDRGLAICSNGAYLYDMHTRTVVEEYAITTPDLAEAVARLRAAIPGIGIAVEHADRLVADSVYEPWEWDRGATIERADDATLLSLPAPKLLGRHPSLSADELLALAKPALEGLVAAYHSNGSRLVEAIAIGVNKAAALARLAARSGVAASDVIAFGDMPNDLPMLSWAGTAYGVANAHPDVLALVDHVIGSNSEDGVAVVLEQLYAKENSVVGE, translated from the coding sequence ATGACGCCCTTGCTGGTGGCGACGGATCTCGACGGCACGGTGGTACGCCCGGACGGCACGATCTCCGACCGCACGGTGTCGGCGTTCGCGCTCGTCGAAGAATCGGGCGCCGAATTCGTGGTCGCCACCGGCCGCCCACCGCGGCTGGTGGCGGAGATCGCCGGCCGATTCGGTGACCGGGGCCTCGCGATCTGCTCCAATGGCGCCTACCTGTACGACATGCACACCAGGACGGTCGTCGAGGAATACGCCATCACGACCCCGGATCTGGCCGAAGCGGTCGCCAGGCTGCGGGCGGCGATCCCCGGCATCGGTATCGCCGTGGAGCACGCCGACCGGTTGGTCGCGGACTCGGTTTACGAGCCGTGGGAATGGGACCGCGGCGCCACGATCGAACGCGCCGACGACGCGACGCTGCTGAGCCTGCCCGCGCCGAAGCTGCTCGGCAGGCACCCCTCGCTGTCCGCCGACGAACTCCTCGCGCTGGCCAAGCCGGCCTTGGAGGGGCTCGTCGCCGCGTACCACTCCAACGGCTCACGCCTGGTCGAAGCGATCGCGATCGGCGTGAACAAGGCGGCCGCGCTGGCCCGGCTGGCCGCGCGGAGCGGGGTGGCGGCCTCGGACGTGATCGCGTTCGGTGACATGCCCAACGACCTGCCGATGCTGTCCTGGGCAGGTACGGCGTACGGCGTGGCCAACGCTCATCCCGACGTGCTCGCACTGGTGGACCACGTGATCGGCAGCAACAGCGAAGACGGCGTCGCCGTCGTACTCGAACAGCTCTACGCGAAGGAGAACTCCGTTGTCGGTGAATGA
- a CDS encoding glycosyltransferase: MIAQRGLFAGPDGVIGKDLYVQVVSGGARRERTTLTLESASKVSGNTYFGRFPASYWQRWTTAGVVEVGLEAAGSGTVSLLASDFEGEPRVVAARVVDGGPISLVAPLDRFVDGGALWLDWETEPGQRLVVRDVRWTVPAAERSRPTVVTICTMNRPADCLATLTAIADDDLAQATVHAVYVVDQGTDPVPAEGVLPPGKLRYLRQPNLGGAGGFTRGLYEVDGENVNMLFMDDDIVLEPDLLVRMTAFSASTAEPLILGGQMLNLLHPTRLHAAAEYTDLDGIRPGMPIRHSLHAVDLLATDPATGRPYRQEFRVDAGYNGWWACLIPYEVVKETGYPLPLFFQGDDAEYSYRARAHGFPTVTLPGAGLWHTDFPWKDSDELNRYFILRNYTIISALHGDFPVLKIAGTLLAELIPSLLGMRYGAAATLIQAVSDFLDGPDILRDGGVAALARIREVRSRHPETVAHPPTAVPGLASNDIAISEPSVFDRLALGPLLGVHRLALGSVPVSEADWWRVGALRTAVVTDASQRGVRVRTYDRAHLVRLAYQGARVLTRFIRDGAAVRERYRAALPRLTSRDAWTGLFSDEGLIP; this comes from the coding sequence GTGATCGCGCAGCGCGGGCTGTTCGCCGGGCCCGATGGGGTGATCGGCAAGGATCTCTACGTTCAGGTCGTCTCGGGCGGCGCTCGCCGCGAGCGGACCACACTCACCCTCGAATCCGCGTCGAAGGTCTCCGGCAACACGTACTTCGGACGGTTCCCGGCCAGCTACTGGCAGCGCTGGACGACGGCCGGCGTCGTCGAGGTCGGACTGGAGGCCGCTGGTTCCGGCACGGTTTCCCTGCTGGCGTCGGACTTCGAGGGCGAGCCGCGCGTGGTGGCGGCGCGGGTGGTGGACGGCGGGCCGATCTCGCTGGTCGCCCCCCTCGACCGGTTCGTCGACGGCGGCGCGTTGTGGCTGGACTGGGAAACCGAACCGGGCCAACGGCTTGTCGTCCGCGACGTGCGCTGGACGGTTCCGGCGGCGGAGCGGTCACGGCCGACGGTGGTGACCATCTGCACGATGAACCGCCCGGCCGACTGCCTCGCCACGCTGACCGCGATCGCCGATGACGACTTGGCGCAGGCCACGGTGCACGCCGTGTACGTCGTCGATCAGGGCACCGACCCGGTGCCGGCCGAGGGCGTTCTGCCGCCGGGCAAGCTGCGGTACCTGCGGCAGCCGAACCTGGGTGGCGCGGGCGGTTTCACGCGCGGCCTGTACGAGGTCGACGGCGAGAACGTGAACATGCTGTTCATGGACGACGACATCGTGCTGGAACCCGACCTGCTCGTCCGGATGACGGCGTTTTCGGCGTCCACGGCGGAACCGCTGATCCTCGGCGGCCAGATGCTGAACCTGCTGCACCCCACGCGGTTGCACGCGGCGGCCGAGTACACCGACCTGGACGGCATCCGGCCGGGCATGCCGATCCGGCACAGCCTGCACGCGGTCGACCTGCTGGCCACGGATCCGGCCACCGGCAGGCCGTACCGGCAGGAGTTCCGCGTCGACGCGGGTTACAACGGCTGGTGGGCGTGCCTGATCCCGTACGAGGTGGTCAAGGAGACCGGCTATCCGCTCCCCCTCTTCTTCCAGGGTGACGACGCCGAGTACTCCTACCGGGCACGGGCACACGGATTCCCGACGGTGACACTGCCGGGCGCGGGCCTGTGGCACACCGACTTCCCGTGGAAGGACTCCGACGAGCTCAATCGGTACTTCATCCTGCGCAACTACACGATCATCTCGGCGCTGCACGGCGATTTCCCGGTGCTGAAGATCGCCGGAACCCTGCTCGCCGAGCTGATCCCCTCGCTGCTGGGCATGCGATACGGCGCCGCGGCGACCCTGATCCAAGCGGTGTCGGACTTTCTCGACGGGCCGGACATCCTGCGCGATGGCGGGGTCGCGGCGCTGGCGCGGATCCGCGAGGTGCGTTCCCGCCATCCGGAGACCGTCGCGCATCCACCGACGGCCGTCCCGGGGCTCGCGTCGAACGACATCGCGATCAGCGAACCGAGTGTCTTCGACCGGCTGGCACTCGGGCCGTTGCTCGGCGTGCACCGGCTCGCCCTGGGCTCCGTGCCGGTTTCGGAGGCCGACTGGTGGCGGGTCGGCGCGCTGCGCACGGCGGTGGTGACCGACGCGTCGCAACGAGGTGTCCGCGTCCGCACGTACGACCGGGCTCACCTGGTCCGGCTGGCGTACCAGGGCGCCCGAGTGCTCACCCGGTTCATCCGCGACGGCGCCGCCGTCCGCGAGCGGTACCGCGCGGCGCTGCCGCGGCTGACCAGCCGGGACGCCTGGACCGGATTGTTCTCGGACGAAGGATTGATTCCATGA
- a CDS encoding glycosyltransferase family 4 protein — MKTPKTPKTLTGIDLPPGSPGGSVELLKDLYLAPEAPIAADVFMLGSGAQPGGPHLLDVPGKQLDGPGFWSYVDALATAIRRRFDPADFDAVHWQHLSFGATPALLRAFPDHPRIALVHGTDLLFAAEHPTQRDVLREAAASTGAVVVPTSAMAGLLREVTPVEPKRIVHVPWGIPDRLLHSPPPRPGTRDGFRVLYAGRLTAEKGAAELIADLTGLPGVTLCVAAPEHEFAALPVDTTQVDYLGWFDRPALWQAFARHDLLVMPSTTLEAFGLVAVEAQACGLPVAYQPVPGLTEVLGDSALRFTRSTLADTVRLLAKDDSALTDLRAAGLRNAARFPLSGTAAGLAAVTAEVCR; from the coding sequence GTGAAGACACCGAAGACACCGAAGACACTGACCGGGATCGACCTCCCGCCGGGCAGCCCCGGCGGGAGCGTCGAGCTCCTCAAGGATCTCTACCTCGCGCCGGAAGCGCCGATCGCGGCCGACGTCTTCATGCTCGGCTCCGGCGCGCAGCCCGGCGGGCCGCACCTGCTCGACGTGCCGGGAAAGCAGCTCGACGGTCCGGGATTCTGGTCCTATGTGGACGCGTTGGCGACCGCGATCCGACGTCGGTTCGATCCGGCCGATTTCGACGCGGTGCATTGGCAGCACTTGAGTTTCGGTGCCACGCCCGCGTTGCTCCGTGCGTTCCCGGACCATCCGCGGATCGCCCTGGTGCACGGCACCGATCTGCTCTTCGCGGCCGAGCATCCCACCCAGCGTGACGTGCTGCGCGAAGCCGCCGCGTCGACAGGCGCGGTCGTCGTGCCGACCTCGGCGATGGCCGGCCTCCTGCGCGAGGTCACGCCGGTCGAACCGAAGCGGATCGTGCACGTGCCATGGGGAATCCCCGATCGGCTGCTGCACTCGCCGCCGCCGCGGCCCGGGACGCGGGACGGCTTCCGGGTGCTGTACGCCGGGCGGCTGACCGCGGAGAAGGGGGCGGCCGAGCTGATCGCGGACCTGACGGGGCTGCCCGGCGTGACGTTGTGCGTCGCGGCTCCCGAGCACGAGTTCGCCGCACTACCGGTGGACACGACTCAAGTCGACTACCTCGGCTGGTTCGACCGCCCCGCGTTGTGGCAGGCCTTCGCGCGGCACGACCTGCTCGTGATGCCGTCGACGACGTTGGAAGCGTTCGGGCTCGTCGCGGTCGAGGCGCAGGCCTGCGGGTTGCCGGTGGCGTATCAGCCGGTGCCGGGGTTGACCGAGGTGCTGGGCGATTCGGCGCTGCGGTTCACCCGGTCCACGCTCGCGGACACCGTCCGTCTCCTGGCCAAGGACGACAGCGCGTTGACGGACCTGCGTGCGGCCGGACTGCGCAACGCGGCCCGGTTCCCGCTGTCCGGGACCGCCGCAGGCCTGGCGGCCGTGACCGCCGAGGTGTGCCGGTGA
- a CDS encoding dCTP deaminase produces MILTRKAIEKALESGDIVIDPFEPDRLSPNAYDWRLGEKMRVFDTELDAARSTPFTELVIPPEGLVLEPGRLYLGVTHERTRSERYAQMINGDHTIGGLGIWVHVSAPLGHVGHAINWTLEIRVARPVRVYPLMTFGKIIFLVAHGSLASYQHVGVKYTSTSGIDISRLYEELS; encoded by the coding sequence TCGACCCGTTCGAGCCGGACCGGTTGTCGCCCAACGCGTACGACTGGCGCCTCGGCGAGAAGATGCGCGTCTTCGACACGGAGCTGGACGCGGCGAGGTCGACCCCGTTCACCGAACTCGTCATCCCGCCCGAGGGGCTGGTGCTCGAGCCGGGGCGGCTGTACCTCGGTGTCACCCACGAGCGGACACGTTCCGAGCGCTACGCGCAGATGATCAACGGTGACCACACGATCGGCGGGCTCGGTATCTGGGTCCATGTCTCGGCGCCGCTCGGGCACGTCGGCCACGCGATCAACTGGACGCTGGAGATCAGGGTGGCCAGGCCGGTCCGGGTCTATCCGCTGATGACCTTCGGCAAGATCATCTTCCTGGTCGCGCACGGGTCCCTGGCGAGCTATCAGCACGTCGGCGTGAAGTACACGAGCACGTCCGGTATCGACATTTCCCGGCTGTACGAGGAACTGTCGTGA